The Saccharopolyspora gloriosae genome window below encodes:
- a CDS encoding DJ-1/PfpI family protein, with product MTDKLISALDADVPARTVAMLVFDGMTLLDLVGPQAVFTAAGMRVSLVAVAPGPVRCDSGVRIVPTTTTEDCPAEVDVLFVPGGDVSEVMADEAALAFLADRGATAGYVTSVCTGSMVLAAAGLLDGHRAATHWSTRELLGRLGVEVAAQRVCADGNRITGGGVTAGIDFGLTLVARMFGDDTAEFAQLALEYDPAPPFDAGSPERANPEKVAWIRAALTDPETPLVAAVERARRPVA from the coding sequence ATGACCGACAAGCTGATTTCCGCCCTCGACGCGGACGTGCCCGCCCGCACGGTGGCGATGCTGGTGTTCGACGGCATGACGCTGCTGGACCTGGTGGGTCCGCAGGCGGTGTTCACGGCAGCGGGCATGCGGGTGTCGCTGGTCGCGGTCGCACCGGGACCGGTGCGCTGCGACAGCGGGGTGCGGATCGTGCCGACGACCACCACCGAGGACTGCCCGGCCGAGGTCGACGTGCTGTTCGTGCCCGGCGGTGACGTCAGCGAGGTGATGGCCGACGAGGCGGCGCTGGCGTTCCTCGCCGACCGCGGCGCCACCGCCGGGTACGTCACGTCCGTGTGCACCGGTTCCATGGTGCTGGCGGCGGCCGGGCTGCTCGACGGGCACCGGGCGGCGACGCACTGGAGCACCCGCGAGCTGCTGGGCCGGCTCGGGGTGGAGGTGGCCGCGCAGCGGGTGTGCGCGGACGGCAACCGGATCACCGGCGGTGGTGTCACGGCGGGCATCGACTTCGGGCTGACGCTGGTGGCGAGGATGTTCGGCGACGACACCGCCGAGTTCGCGCAGCTCGCCCTGGAGTACGACCCGGCGCCGCCGTTCGACGCGGGAAGCCCGGAGCGCGCGAATCCCGAGAAGGTGGCGTGGATCCGCGCGGCCCTGACGGACCCGGAGACCCCGCTGGTCGCGGCGGTCGAGCGAGCCCGGCGCCCCGTGGCCTGA
- a CDS encoding enolase C-terminal domain-like protein yields MTARILDFETVDLRFPTSRELDGSDAMNPAPDYSAAYLVLRTDHPRAPEGHGFTFTIGRGNELVVAAVEAVARRATGLPVEEITADLGGFARHLAADSQLRWLGPDKGVLHLATAAVVNAVWDLAAKIAGEPVWKLLADMPPEQLVDLVDWRYLRDELSPAAALDLLRAAEPGRAERERHVRESGYPAYTTSAGWLGYDDDKLRRLCREAVDAGWGSVKLKVGADLDDDRRRCRIAREVLGPQRRLMIDANQTLGVQDAIRWHRGLSEFDIHWFEEPTSPDDVLGHAAIQRAIAPTHVATGEHGHNAVMFKQFLQAEAIGICQLDACRLAGVNEAVAVLLLAAARGVPVCPHAGGVGLCELVQHLSIFDYVAVSGSLDDRVVEYVDHLHEHFVDPVRMRDGRYLPPEAPGYSAEIRRDSLRRFSFPDGPEWS; encoded by the coding sequence ATGACCGCCCGCATCCTGGACTTCGAGACCGTGGACCTGCGGTTCCCCACGTCGCGGGAGCTCGACGGTTCCGACGCGATGAATCCGGCGCCGGACTACTCGGCGGCCTACCTGGTGCTGCGCACCGACCACCCGCGCGCCCCCGAGGGCCACGGGTTCACCTTCACCATCGGCCGCGGCAACGAGCTCGTCGTCGCCGCCGTCGAGGCCGTCGCGCGGCGGGCGACCGGGCTGCCCGTCGAGGAGATCACCGCGGACCTCGGCGGCTTCGCCCGGCACCTGGCCGCCGACAGCCAGCTGCGCTGGCTCGGACCGGACAAGGGCGTGCTGCACTTGGCGACGGCGGCCGTGGTCAACGCCGTCTGGGACCTGGCGGCGAAGATCGCGGGCGAACCGGTGTGGAAGCTGCTCGCCGACATGCCCCCGGAGCAGCTGGTCGACCTGGTGGACTGGCGGTACCTGCGCGACGAGCTGAGCCCGGCGGCGGCGCTGGACCTGCTGCGCGCCGCGGAACCCGGCCGCGCCGAACGGGAGCGCCACGTCCGCGAGTCCGGCTATCCCGCCTACACCACCAGCGCGGGCTGGCTCGGTTACGACGACGACAAGCTGCGGCGGCTGTGCCGGGAAGCGGTGGACGCCGGGTGGGGTTCGGTGAAGCTGAAGGTCGGCGCGGACCTCGACGACGACCGGCGGCGCTGCCGCATCGCCCGCGAGGTGCTCGGCCCGCAGCGGCGGCTGATGATCGACGCGAACCAGACGCTCGGCGTGCAGGACGCGATCCGCTGGCACCGTGGCCTCTCCGAGTTCGACATCCACTGGTTCGAGGAACCCACCAGCCCCGACGACGTGCTCGGGCACGCCGCGATCCAGCGCGCCATCGCCCCGACGCACGTCGCCACCGGAGAGCACGGGCACAACGCGGTGATGTTCAAGCAGTTCCTGCAGGCGGAGGCGATCGGCATCTGCCAGCTCGACGCGTGCCGGCTCGCCGGGGTCAACGAGGCCGTCGCGGTGCTGCTGCTGGCGGCGGCGCGCGGTGTCCCGGTGTGCCCGCACGCCGGGGGAGTGGGCCTGTGCGAGCTGGTGCAGCACTTGTCGATCTTCGACTACGTGGCGGTGAGCGGCTCGCTCGACGACCGCGTCGTCGAGTACGTCGACCACCTGCACGAGCACTTCGTCGACCCGGTCCGGATGCGCGACGGTCGCTACCTGCCGCCGGAGGCGCCGGGCTACAGCGCGGAGATCCGCCGGGATTCGTTGCGCCGCTTCAGCTTTCCCGACGGCCCGGAGTGGTCCTGA